GCCAGCTGTTCTCGAAGGCCTGCGGATAGGCCGTGAGTTCGTCGTGCTGGCGGCCGGCGCAGATGGCGTCGTAGGCGGCTTCGGCGGCGAGCATGCCGGTCTTGATGGCGGCATGGCTGCCCTTGATGCGACTCACGTTCAGGAAGCCCGCTTCGCAGCCCACCAGCGCACCGCCCGGGAACACGAACTTGGGCAGCGAGAGCAGGCCGCCGGCCGTGATGGCACGCGCGCCGTAGCCAATGCGCTTGGCGGGCTTGATGCCCTTGGCTTCGTCGCCTTCGAGGTAGTAGCGGATGTTGGGGTGGGTCTTCCAGCGCTGGAATTCCTCGAACGGGCTCAGGTAGGGGTTGGAGTAGTCCAGCCCCGTGATGAAGCCGAGCGTGACCTTGTTGTCGTCGGCGTGGTAGAGAAAAGAGCCGCCGTAGGTGTCGCTCTTCATGGGCCAGCCGGCCGTGTGCATCACGAAGCCGGGCTGGTGCCGCTGCGGGTCGATTTCCCACAGCTCCTTGATGCCGATGCCGTAGCTCTGCGGGTCGCGCCCTTCGTCGAGCTTGAAACGTGCGATGAGCTGCTTGCCCAGGTGGCCGCGCGAGCCTTCCGCGAAGACGGTGTACTTGGCGTGCAGCTCCATGCCGAGCTGAAAGTCGCCCGTGGGCTCGCCGTCCTTGCCCACGCCCATGTTGCCGGTGGCCACGCCCTTGACGGAGCCGTCCTCGTTGTAGAGCACTTCGGCCGCGGGAAAGCCGGGGAAGATCTCCACGCCGAGTTCTTCGGCCTGCGCGCTCAGCCAGCGCACCACGTTGCCGAGGCTGACGATGTAGTTGCCGTGGTTCTGGAAGCACGCGGGCAGCACGAAGTTGGGCGTGCGCCAGGAGGATTTCTCGCCCAGGAAGATCATCGCGTCTTCGGTGACGGGCTGGTGCAGCGGCGCGCCGCGTTCCTTCCAGTCGGGGAAGAGTTCGGTCAGCGCGCGCGGGTCCATGATGGCGCCCGACAGGATGTGCGCGCCGGGCTCGGAGCCCTTTTCCAGCACCACGACCGACACGTCCTGCCCGTTCTCGGCCGCCATCTGCTTGAGCCGGATGGCGGTGGAGAGGCCGCCCGGGCCGCCGCCGACCACGACCACGTCGTATTCCATGGCCTCTCGGGGGCCGTATTGGGCAAGGATTTCTTCTTTCGTCATGGGTTGTCTCGTCTCGGCGTTTGATAATCGAAAAGAGCGCAGCCGGGCCGTGGGGGGCCCG
The DNA window shown above is from Acidovorax sp. NCPPB 4044 and carries:
- a CDS encoding electron transfer flavoprotein-ubiquinone oxidoreductase, which translates into the protein MTKEEILAQYGPREAMEYDVVVVGGGPGGLSTAIRLKQMAAENGQDVSVVVLEKGSEPGAHILSGAIMDPRALTELFPDWKERGAPLHQPVTEDAMIFLGEKSSWRTPNFVLPACFQNHGNYIVSLGNVVRWLSAQAEELGVEIFPGFPAAEVLYNEDGSVKGVATGNMGVGKDGEPTGDFQLGMELHAKYTVFAEGSRGHLGKQLIARFKLDEGRDPQSYGIGIKELWEIDPQRHQPGFVMHTAGWPMKSDTYGGSFLYHADDNKVTLGFITGLDYSNPYLSPFEEFQRWKTHPNIRYYLEGDEAKGIKPAKRIGYGARAITAGGLLSLPKFVFPGGALVGCEAGFLNVSRIKGSHAAIKTGMLAAEAAYDAICAGRQHDELTAYPQAFENSWLHAELNKARNFKAWFKKGLATATLMNGIEQFVLKGNIPWTLHRDKPDHAYLKPAAECEPIVYPKPDGKLTFDRLSSVFISNTNHAENQPAHLTLKDASVPVNINLAKYAGPEARYCPAAVYEFVPDETQGGNAQRLQINAQNCVHCKTCDIKDPTQNIVWVTPEGGGGPNYSGM